One Chiloscyllium plagiosum isolate BGI_BamShark_2017 chromosome 12, ASM401019v2, whole genome shotgun sequence DNA window includes the following coding sequences:
- the LOC122554838 gene encoding fibronectin type III domain-containing protein 9 gives MEIAIQNVSSTSAIVTWSSTVNCAENFYSIMYHPNWNTLLSGYPRKNFQKEEKVPISQNWLAIEKLTPLTMYILCITCQPANPTNEQCTIFSTAPQNAAAVTSRKKDLALGIWLTSSILLLIIAGILLYGCLHIWCCKRREHPEGLSMSSDHAGTQAWKTQVMETALEDNLDMPCNVILSADSRTRENSQLNAITENPFTSKNALPLRTQAEKLSASSSNENNG, from the coding sequence ATGGAGATCGCTATACAAAATGTATCTTCCACATCTGCAATTGTGACGTGGTCTTCAACTGTTAACTGTGCTGAGAATTTTTACAGCATCATGTACCATCCAAACTGGAATACTCTACTGTCTGGATACCCAAGGAAAAATTTTCAGAAAGAAGAAAAAGTGCCAATCAGTCAGAATTGGCTGGCAATTGAGAAGCTGACTCCGCTGACCATGTACATCTTGTGCATCacctgccagccagccaatcctaCCAATGAGCAATGTACAATTTTTAGTACGGCACCCCAAAATGCTGCTGCAGTTACCAGCAGGAAGAAAGACCTTGCTCTGGGAATATGGTTGACAAGCAGCATTCTTCTCCTTATCATTGCTGGTATACTATTATATGGCTGCCTCCACATTTGGTGTTGCAAGAGACGAGAACACCCTGAAGGCTTGAGTATGAGCTCTGATCATGCAGGAACACAAGCTTGGAAGACACAAGTGATGGAAACAGCACTTGAAGATAACTTAGATATGCCCTGCAATGTTATTCTCAGTGCTGATAGCAGAACAAGAGAGAATTCTCAGCTGAACGCTATAACTGAAAACCCTTTCACTTCAAAAAATGCATTACCACTTCGCACACAAGCTGAGAAATTATCTGCAAGCAGCAGTAATGAAAATAATGGATGA